A stretch of Janibacter endophyticus DNA encodes these proteins:
- the argS gene encoding arginine--tRNA ligase — MTPEELATAIRHALTAAVDAGDLAVDVPDVVRVERPRQKGHGDWSTNLAMQLAKGAGRPPRDVAEVIARHLGAADGVADVEVAGPGFLNITLDAASAGELARAIVEAGQTYGHGQSQAGRTVNLEFISANPTGPLHIGHTRWAALGDAMRRLLDATGADVTSEYYINDAGAQMDKFAASVLASLRGEPTPEGGYPGAYIDDLAATVRAQRPDAADLPDEQAIPVVRELAYAAQLQDIKDTLEDFGVHFDVWFSETTLHDGGAVESAVARLREQGHVFDDGGAVWLRTTDFGDDKDRVMVRADGVPTYFAADAAYYLSKKDRGFDEKIYLLGADHHGYINRLKAIAACAGDDPEHNIEIKIGQLVNLGGAKLSKRAGNIIELRDLVSWIGTDAVRYNLERYPADSPLSLDGEELRKQTNDNPVFYVQYAHARTANVSRLAAEDGVHREDGFDPSLLTDPTEAALLATLGDLPRVVAQAAELLEPHRISRYLEDVATKYHKWYDTCRVRPLRDEEVTDTHRTRLWLNDATRQVLANGLTLLGVSAPDRM, encoded by the coding sequence GTGACCCCTGAAGAGCTCGCCACCGCGATCCGTCATGCCCTGACCGCTGCCGTCGACGCCGGAGACCTCGCCGTCGACGTCCCCGACGTCGTCCGCGTCGAGCGACCCCGGCAGAAGGGGCACGGCGACTGGTCGACGAACCTCGCCATGCAGCTGGCGAAGGGGGCCGGCCGGCCGCCCCGGGACGTCGCCGAGGTCATCGCGCGCCACCTCGGGGCCGCAGACGGCGTCGCCGACGTGGAGGTCGCCGGACCGGGCTTCCTCAACATCACCCTCGACGCCGCGAGCGCCGGCGAGCTGGCCCGCGCCATCGTCGAGGCGGGGCAGACCTACGGCCACGGCCAGAGCCAGGCGGGCCGCACGGTCAACCTCGAGTTCATCTCGGCCAACCCGACGGGACCGCTCCACATCGGGCACACCCGCTGGGCCGCTCTCGGCGACGCGATGCGCCGCCTGCTCGACGCCACCGGCGCCGACGTCACGAGCGAGTACTACATCAACGACGCGGGCGCGCAGATGGACAAGTTCGCCGCGTCCGTCCTCGCCTCCCTGCGCGGCGAGCCGACCCCCGAGGGCGGCTACCCGGGCGCCTACATCGACGACCTCGCTGCGACGGTCCGCGCGCAGCGCCCGGACGCCGCCGACCTGCCTGACGAGCAGGCGATCCCGGTCGTCCGCGAGCTCGCCTATGCCGCGCAGCTGCAGGACATCAAGGACACCCTCGAGGACTTCGGCGTCCACTTCGACGTGTGGTTCTCCGAGACGACCCTGCACGACGGGGGAGCGGTCGAGAGCGCCGTCGCGCGGCTGCGCGAGCAGGGCCACGTCTTCGACGACGGGGGCGCGGTCTGGCTGCGCACGACCGACTTCGGCGACGACAAGGACCGCGTCATGGTCCGCGCTGACGGCGTGCCCACCTACTTCGCCGCCGACGCCGCCTACTACCTGTCCAAGAAGGACCGCGGCTTCGACGAGAAGATCTACCTCCTCGGCGCCGACCACCACGGCTACATCAACCGGCTCAAGGCGATCGCGGCCTGCGCCGGCGACGACCCCGAGCACAACATCGAGATCAAGATCGGCCAGCTCGTCAACCTCGGCGGCGCCAAGCTCTCCAAGCGTGCCGGCAACATCATCGAGCTGCGCGACCTCGTCTCCTGGATCGGCACCGACGCCGTGCGCTACAACCTCGAGCGCTACCCGGCCGACAGCCCGCTGAGCCTCGACGGCGAGGAGCTGCGCAAGCAGACCAACGACAACCCGGTCTTCTACGTCCAGTACGCCCACGCCCGCACCGCCAACGTCTCCCGGCTCGCGGCCGAGGACGGCGTGCACCGCGAGGACGGATTCGACCCGAGCCTGCTCACCGACCCCACGGAGGCCGCGCTGCTCGCTACCCTCGGCGACCTGCCCCGCGTCGTCGCCCAGGCCGCCGAGCTCCTTGAGCCGCACCGGATCTCGCGCTACCTCGAGGACGTCGCGACGAAGTACCACAAGTGGTACGACACCTGCCGCGTCCGCCCCCTTCGCGACGAAGAGGTCACCGACACCCACCGCACGCGCCTGTGGCTCAACGACGCCACCCGCCAGGTGCTCGCCAACGGCCTGACCCTCCTCGGCGTCTCGGCCCCCGACAGGATGTGA
- a CDS encoding type IV toxin-antitoxin system AbiEi family antitoxin domain-containing protein, whose amino-acid sequence MKPQLRIDLTTIGSLPFFSRRQAREWGVSDIDLRILLRRGLIIRLDRGWYTDRVASTAEELHVLRTLAALKLHGPEVAAARASAALLHGLPLARADLSTVDLVRSDGTHGRKRQGVRETVADLPVMTVEVPGLERSARVVDIPHAVVGTALTNSRAAALVAGDFALHTGRCTREDIFSAIDTFHGAHGIAAARITFLDLDHRHESPGETLTAIVLRSLRWEFETQKWIKVRGKRFRVDFCLVDHPVAIEFDGEIKYDGDDEEAVRAAQEQREADIRSLGWSFVRIKWSDLDDPSEISRRIEEAIAEVAA is encoded by the coding sequence ATGAAGCCTCAGCTCCGGATCGACCTCACAACCATCGGCAGCCTGCCGTTCTTCAGCCGTCGTCAGGCACGCGAATGGGGGGTCTCCGACATCGACCTCAGGATCCTCCTACGCCGCGGGCTCATCATCCGCCTCGACCGAGGGTGGTACACGGATCGAGTGGCCTCCACTGCCGAAGAGCTGCACGTCCTACGGACGCTTGCTGCGTTGAAGCTGCACGGTCCGGAGGTGGCGGCGGCCCGCGCCTCGGCCGCACTCCTGCACGGGCTCCCGCTCGCTCGAGCCGACCTCAGCACCGTCGACCTCGTCCGATCCGACGGGACTCACGGTCGCAAGCGGCAGGGGGTGCGAGAGACAGTGGCGGACCTACCGGTCATGACCGTGGAGGTCCCTGGGCTCGAGCGCTCCGCCCGCGTCGTGGACATCCCGCACGCGGTGGTGGGCACTGCCTTGACGAACAGCCGTGCGGCCGCCCTCGTCGCCGGCGATTTCGCCCTGCATACGGGCCGATGCACCCGAGAGGACATCTTCAGCGCGATCGATACCTTCCACGGCGCCCACGGCATCGCGGCGGCCAGGATCACCTTCCTCGACCTCGACCACCGGCACGAGTCGCCGGGCGAGACGCTGACGGCGATCGTGCTCCGCAGCCTGAGGTGGGAGTTCGAGACGCAGAAGTGGATCAAGGTCAGGGGCAAGCGGTTCCGGGTCGACTTCTGCCTCGTCGACCATCCCGTCGCGATCGAGTTCGACGGAGAGATCAAGTACGACGGCGACGACGAGGAGGCGGTCCGTGCCGCCCAGGAGCAACGAGAGGCTGACATCCGCTCACTCGGCTGGTCGTTCGTCCGCATCAAGTGGTCCGACCTGGACGACCCGTCCGAGATCAGCCGGCGGATCGAGGAAGCCATCGCGGAGGTTGCCGCCTGA
- a CDS encoding homoserine dehydrogenase has protein sequence METDQTPLRVALLGCGTVGGAVAQKITRHGDELAARVGRPLELVGIAVRRAGRDRSDLGIDPTLFTTDAEELVTRADIVVEVIGGIDPARGLILRAMEHGASVVSANKALLAEDGPALYAAADAAGVDLYYEAAVAGAIPILRPIHESLAGDEITKVLGIVNGTTNFVLDAMDTTGAGFAETVERAQALGYAEADPTADVEGFDAAAKAAILASLAFHTRVSSADVYRDGITDVTAGDIQAAREMGCVVKLLAICERVEGEGGEPGVSVRVHPAMIPRTHPLASVREAFNAVFVDAAAAGELMFYGQGAGGDPTASAVLGDVVAVARHRVAGGRGPGEIAYADLPVLPMGSAQTRYHISLDVADRPGVLAQVARIFAEHEVSIETVRQQVVPDEDEQARAYLIVVTHTAADAALSATVDALADLETVNEVTSVMRVEGS, from the coding sequence ATGGAGACCGACCAGACCCCGCTGCGGGTCGCACTGCTCGGGTGCGGGACCGTCGGCGGTGCCGTGGCCCAGAAGATCACCCGGCACGGCGACGAGCTCGCCGCCCGGGTCGGCCGCCCGCTCGAGCTCGTCGGCATCGCCGTGCGTCGCGCCGGCCGTGACCGCAGCGATCTCGGCATCGACCCGACCCTTTTCACCACCGACGCCGAGGAGCTCGTGACCCGGGCCGACATCGTCGTCGAGGTCATCGGTGGCATCGACCCGGCCCGCGGCCTCATCCTGCGCGCCATGGAGCACGGCGCGAGCGTCGTCTCGGCCAACAAGGCGCTGCTCGCCGAGGACGGCCCGGCGCTCTACGCGGCCGCCGACGCGGCCGGTGTCGACCTCTACTACGAGGCCGCCGTCGCGGGTGCCATCCCGATCCTGCGCCCGATCCACGAGTCCCTCGCGGGCGACGAGATCACCAAGGTGCTCGGCATCGTCAACGGCACGACGAACTTCGTCCTCGATGCGATGGACACCACCGGCGCGGGCTTCGCCGAGACCGTCGAGCGGGCCCAGGCGCTCGGCTACGCCGAGGCCGACCCGACCGCCGACGTCGAGGGCTTCGACGCCGCCGCCAAGGCCGCGATCCTCGCCTCCCTCGCCTTCCACACCCGCGTCTCGAGCGCCGACGTCTACCGCGATGGCATCACCGACGTCACCGCGGGCGACATCCAGGCGGCCCGCGAGATGGGCTGCGTCGTCAAGCTCCTCGCGATCTGCGAGCGGGTCGAGGGCGAAGGGGGGGAGCCGGGCGTCTCCGTCCGGGTCCACCCGGCGATGATCCCGAGGACCCACCCGCTCGCGTCGGTGCGCGAGGCCTTCAACGCCGTCTTCGTCGACGCCGCGGCCGCGGGCGAGCTGATGTTCTACGGCCAGGGCGCCGGGGGAGACCCGACGGCCAGCGCCGTGCTCGGCGACGTCGTCGCCGTCGCCCGCCACCGCGTCGCCGGTGGTCGCGGCCCGGGCGAGATCGCCTACGCCGACCTGCCGGTCCTGCCGATGGGCTCGGCCCAGACGCGTTACCACATCAGCCTCGACGTGGCCGACCGTCCGGGCGTGCTCGCCCAGGTGGCGCGGATCTTCGCCGAGCACGAGGTCTCGATCGAGACGGTGCGCCAGCAGGTCGTCCCGGACGAGGACGAGCAGGCGCGCGCCTACCTCATCGTCGTCACGCACACCGCCGCCGACGCGGCCCTCTCGGCGACCGTCGACGCGCTCGCCGACCTCGAGACCGTCAACGAGGTCACCTCCGTCATGCGTGTGGAAGGAAGCTGA
- a CDS encoding hemolysin family protein produces the protein MSLSTILITVLLLLLNAFFVGAEFAAMAARRSQLEPLAEAGDKRAALAVDALQHTGVLLATCQLGITVCSVLLGAISEAALHHALHPVMERIGVPDTLTDATSLVLAILIVVYLHVVIGEMVPKNISIASPEKSARWLVPPLVMVMRLTKPVIAVMDWVSKAVVRAMGIEPRDELASAFTVEEVSHIVEESHREGLVETEKYGLVGAALEFSDKDAADVGIPVAELVTVPVDATPDHIERLVAKHGFSRYPTVDAAGELTGYLHLKDVLYAEGEERKEPVPSKRIRRLATVRRDDEVEDVLATMQQTGAHVARAIDEDGAIVGVVFLEDVIEELVGEVSDSTQR, from the coding sequence GTGAGCCTCTCGACGATCCTCATCACCGTCCTGCTCCTCCTGCTCAACGCCTTCTTCGTCGGCGCGGAGTTCGCCGCGATGGCCGCGCGGCGCAGCCAGCTCGAGCCGCTCGCCGAGGCCGGGGACAAGCGGGCCGCGCTCGCCGTCGACGCGCTGCAGCACACCGGCGTCCTGCTCGCCACGTGCCAGCTCGGCATCACCGTCTGCTCCGTGCTCCTCGGTGCGATCTCCGAGGCGGCGCTCCACCACGCGCTGCACCCTGTGATGGAGCGGATCGGCGTGCCTGACACGCTCACCGACGCCACCTCGCTCGTGCTCGCGATCCTCATCGTCGTCTACCTGCACGTCGTCATCGGCGAGATGGTGCCCAAGAACATCTCGATCGCCAGCCCCGAGAAGTCCGCCCGCTGGCTCGTCCCGCCGCTCGTCATGGTCATGCGCCTCACCAAGCCGGTCATCGCCGTCATGGACTGGGTGAGCAAGGCCGTCGTGCGGGCCATGGGCATCGAGCCCCGCGACGAGCTCGCGAGCGCCTTCACCGTCGAGGAGGTCTCGCACATCGTCGAGGAGTCTCACCGCGAGGGGCTCGTCGAGACCGAGAAGTACGGCCTCGTCGGTGCCGCGCTGGAGTTCTCCGACAAGGACGCCGCCGACGTCGGCATCCCCGTGGCCGAGCTCGTCACCGTGCCCGTCGACGCCACCCCCGACCACATCGAGCGGCTCGTCGCCAAGCACGGCTTCTCGCGGTACCCGACCGTCGACGCCGCGGGCGAGCTCACCGGCTACCTGCACCTCAAGGACGTGCTCTACGCCGAGGGGGAGGAGCGGAAGGAGCCCGTGCCGAGCAAGCGCATCCGCCGCCTCGCCACCGTCCGCCGCGACGACGAGGTCGAGGACGTGCTCGCGACGATGCAGCAGACCGGCGCCCACGTCGCCCGCGCCATCGACGAGGACGGCGCGATCGTCGGTGTCGTCTTCCTCGAGGACGTCATCGAGGAGCTCGTCGGCGAGGTCAGCGACTCCACCCAGCGCTGA
- a CDS encoding ABC transporter ATP-binding protein: MTVQGRPLEVRNLTKRFGGFVAVDDVSFEVRPGRVTGFLGPNGAGKTTTLRMLLGLVSPTAGTATIGGTPYRDLPSPLRTVGAALEATSFHPGRSGRDHLRVLAATSGIPDSRVDELLELTGIPAAARKRAGGYSMGMRQRLGLAGALLGDPEVLILDEPNNGLDPEGIRWMRNFLGHLAGEGRTILVSSHMLSEVQQTADDVVIIANGRLVRQGTIAELEGTPTSFVRTSDPDALAGALRLADVTSEVAEGGGLLAETDDLRLVGDVALRAGLPVWELTARRGDLESLFFALTDGTSRNYGTDPSEAPAVRDAQQGQEGANE; this comes from the coding sequence ATGACCGTGCAGGGCAGACCGCTCGAGGTCCGCAACCTCACGAAGAGGTTCGGCGGCTTCGTGGCCGTCGACGACGTCAGCTTCGAGGTCCGACCGGGCCGGGTGACCGGCTTCCTCGGGCCCAACGGTGCGGGCAAGACGACGACCCTGAGGATGCTCCTCGGGCTCGTCTCGCCGACCGCCGGGACCGCGACGATCGGCGGGACGCCCTACCGGGACCTGCCGAGCCCCCTTCGGACGGTGGGCGCGGCGCTCGAGGCGACGTCCTTCCACCCCGGCCGCTCCGGGCGTGACCACCTGCGGGTGCTCGCGGCGACCTCCGGCATCCCGGACAGCCGCGTCGACGAGCTGCTCGAGCTCACCGGCATCCCGGCCGCGGCGCGCAAGCGGGCCGGCGGCTACTCGATGGGCATGCGCCAGCGGCTCGGCCTCGCGGGCGCGCTCCTCGGCGACCCTGAGGTGCTCATCCTCGACGAGCCGAACAACGGCCTCGACCCCGAGGGCATCCGGTGGATGCGCAACTTCCTGGGGCACCTCGCGGGCGAGGGCCGGACGATCCTCGTGAGCAGCCACATGCTCTCCGAGGTCCAGCAGACCGCCGACGACGTCGTGATCATCGCCAACGGCCGGCTCGTCCGGCAGGGCACGATCGCCGAGCTCGAGGGCACGCCGACGAGCTTCGTGCGGACCTCCGACCCGGACGCCCTCGCCGGCGCCCTGCGCCTGGCCGACGTCACCTCCGAGGTCGCCGAGGGCGGCGGCCTGCTCGCCGAGACCGACGACCTGCGCCTCGTCGGTGACGTCGCGCTGCGCGCCGGCCTGCCGGTCTGGGAGCTCACCGCCCGCCGCGGCGACCTCGAGTCGCTCTTCTTCGCGCTCACCGACGGTACGAGCCGCAACTACGGCACCGACCCGAGCGAGGCACCCGCCGTGCGAGATGCCCAGCAGGGGCAGGAAGGAGCCAACGAATGA
- the lysA gene encoding diaminopimelate decarboxylase — MRAHEAGALHADGYGAAPHWLPYPNDVMELLPQLWSKGVTRGDDGVLAVAGVPVTQIAEEFGTAAYVLDEDDFRSRARAFVEDFTRPFVAVCGGADVYYAGKAFLCTAVARWVMEEGLCLDVCSGGELAVAQRVGFPGERIGLHGNNKSVAEIRQALEHGVGRIVVDSLEEIERVATVARELGVVAPVMVRVTVGVEAHTHEFIATAHEDQKFGFSLAGGAAMEAVEAILAQGDALDLRGLHSHIGSQIFDVSGFEIAARRLVGLHVEVAERHGVHMPEMDLGGGYGIAYTSEHDPMTPAHLGADMAAVCDRELRALDGGTGEAPRPRISIEPGRAIVGPSTLTLYEVGTVKQVQVTHDAVRAYVSVDGGMSDNVRTALYGADYSCTLASRASEAAPAVTRVVGKHCESGDIVVMDEFLPADVGPGDLIAVPGTGAYCRSLSSQYNHTPRPPVIAVRDGRARVIVRRETIEDILALDVDE, encoded by the coding sequence ATGCGCGCCCACGAGGCGGGCGCCCTCCACGCCGACGGCTACGGCGCGGCCCCGCACTGGCTGCCCTACCCCAACGACGTCATGGAGCTGCTGCCGCAGCTCTGGTCGAAGGGGGTGACCCGGGGTGACGACGGTGTCCTCGCCGTGGCGGGGGTGCCGGTGACCCAGATCGCCGAGGAGTTCGGCACGGCGGCGTACGTCCTCGACGAGGACGACTTCCGTTCTCGCGCAAGGGCGTTCGTCGAGGACTTCACCCGCCCCTTCGTCGCCGTGTGTGGCGGTGCCGATGTCTACTACGCCGGCAAGGCGTTCCTGTGCACCGCAGTGGCCCGCTGGGTCATGGAGGAGGGGCTCTGCCTCGACGTGTGCTCCGGCGGCGAGCTCGCCGTGGCGCAGCGCGTCGGCTTCCCGGGGGAGCGGATCGGCCTGCACGGCAACAACAAGAGCGTCGCCGAGATCCGCCAGGCGCTCGAGCACGGCGTCGGCCGGATCGTCGTCGACTCGCTCGAGGAGATCGAGCGGGTCGCCACCGTCGCCCGTGAGCTCGGCGTCGTCGCGCCCGTCATGGTGCGCGTCACCGTCGGGGTCGAGGCGCACACCCACGAGTTCATCGCGACGGCGCACGAGGACCAGAAGTTCGGCTTCTCGCTCGCGGGCGGCGCCGCGATGGAGGCCGTCGAGGCGATCCTCGCGCAGGGCGACGCCCTCGACCTGCGCGGGCTGCACAGCCACATCGGCAGCCAGATTTTCGACGTCTCCGGCTTCGAGATCGCCGCCCGCCGCCTCGTCGGCCTGCACGTCGAGGTCGCCGAGCGGCACGGCGTGCACATGCCCGAGATGGACCTCGGTGGCGGCTACGGCATCGCGTACACCTCCGAGCACGACCCGATGACCCCCGCGCACCTCGGCGCGGACATGGCCGCGGTGTGCGACCGGGAGCTCAGGGCGCTGGACGGCGGCACCGGTGAGGCCCCTCGCCCCCGCATCTCCATCGAGCCCGGCCGCGCCATCGTCGGCCCGAGCACCCTGACCCTCTACGAGGTCGGCACCGTCAAGCAGGTCCAGGTGACCCACGACGCCGTCCGCGCCTACGTGAGCGTCGACGGCGGCATGAGCGACAACGTGCGCACGGCCCTCTACGGCGCCGACTACTCGTGCACCCTCGCGAGCCGGGCCTCGGAGGCCGCCCCGGCGGTGACCCGCGTCGTCGGCAAGCACTGCGAGAGCGGCGACATCGTCGTCATGGACGAGTTCCTGCCCGCCGACGTCGGCCCCGGCGACCTCATCGCCGTGCCCGGCACGGGCGCCTACTGCCGCAGCCTGTCCAGCCAGTACAACCACACGCCGCGCCCGCCGGTGATCGCCGTCCGGGACGGGCGTGCTCGCGTCATCGTCCGGCGGGAGACAATCGAGGACATCCTCGCCCTGGACGTGGACGAGTGA
- a CDS encoding sodium-dependent transporter, which translates to MSSDELTGASEKKGFSTRKAFIFAAIGSAVGLGNIWRFPYVAYEGGGGAFVIPYLVALLFAGIPLLFLDYAMGHRYRGSAPLAFRRVSRYGEWFGWWQVLITVVIGIYYPAIIAWAIRYTGFSIDKAWGDDPEKFLFGSFLQAAKTPGPTFDVVPGVLVPMIIVWTITLGVLAMGVQGGIGRTAVIFIPVLVIAFGALVVVALTLPGATTGLNALFTPEWGALGDPSVWVSAFGQIFFSLSVGFGIMITYASYVGRKTDLTGSGSVVAFSNSGFELFAGIGVFAVLGFLATNTGQPVGEVVADGIGLAFVAFPAILNEAPAGVLLGLLFFGSLVVAGLTSLISVVEVGISAIRDKTGVGRVAGTMILGLPMAVVSCVLLGTTGGVFVLDTMDNFINSFGILFVAALSMLALAWVWKRLPGLAEHVNAHSSIKLLGWWRWLVALVVPAVLLVMLVLELRKNLAEPYEGYPAELLGVFGWGIVIAIPFLAMLLSLLPWQRGVDLEDPGSDQLDHADRTDEGSLR; encoded by the coding sequence GTGAGCAGCGACGAGCTGACAGGAGCCTCGGAGAAGAAGGGCTTCAGCACCCGCAAGGCCTTCATCTTCGCCGCCATCGGGTCGGCGGTCGGCCTGGGCAACATCTGGCGCTTCCCCTACGTCGCGTACGAAGGGGGTGGCGGCGCCTTCGTCATCCCGTACCTCGTCGCGCTGCTCTTCGCCGGCATCCCGCTGCTCTTCCTCGACTACGCGATGGGGCACCGCTACCGCGGCTCCGCGCCGCTGGCCTTCCGCCGGGTGTCGCGCTACGGCGAGTGGTTCGGGTGGTGGCAGGTGCTCATCACCGTCGTCATCGGCATCTACTACCCGGCGATCATCGCCTGGGCGATCCGGTACACCGGCTTCTCGATCGACAAGGCCTGGGGTGACGACCCGGAGAAGTTCCTCTTCGGCAGCTTCCTCCAGGCCGCCAAGACGCCCGGCCCGACCTTCGACGTCGTCCCCGGCGTGCTCGTCCCGATGATCATCGTCTGGACGATCACGCTCGGCGTGCTCGCGATGGGCGTCCAGGGCGGCATCGGTCGCACCGCGGTCATCTTCATCCCGGTCCTCGTCATCGCCTTCGGCGCTCTCGTCGTCGTCGCGCTGACGCTGCCGGGCGCCACGACCGGTCTCAACGCCCTCTTCACCCCCGAGTGGGGCGCGCTCGGTGATCCCAGCGTGTGGGTCAGCGCGTTCGGCCAGATCTTCTTCAGCCTGTCCGTGGGCTTCGGCATCATGATCACGTACGCGAGCTATGTCGGCCGCAAGACCGACCTCACCGGCTCCGGCTCGGTCGTCGCGTTCTCCAACTCGGGCTTCGAGCTGTTCGCCGGCATCGGTGTCTTCGCCGTCCTCGGCTTCCTCGCGACGAACACCGGCCAGCCGGTCGGCGAGGTCGTGGCCGACGGTATCGGCCTGGCCTTCGTCGCCTTCCCGGCGATCCTCAACGAGGCGCCCGCCGGCGTCCTGCTCGGGCTCCTGTTCTTCGGGTCCCTCGTCGTGGCCGGACTCACCTCGCTCATCTCCGTCGTCGAGGTCGGCATCAGCGCGATCAGGGACAAGACGGGCGTCGGGCGCGTGGCCGGCACGATGATCCTCGGCCTGCCGATGGCGGTCGTCAGCTGCGTGCTCCTCGGCACCACCGGTGGGGTCTTCGTGCTCGACACGATGGACAACTTCATCAACAGCTTCGGCATCCTCTTCGTCGCCGCCCTGTCGATGCTCGCGCTGGCCTGGGTGTGGAAGCGGCTGCCGGGCCTCGCCGAGCACGTCAACGCCCACAGCTCGATCAAGCTGCTCGGCTGGTGGCGCTGGCTCGTCGCGCTCGTCGTCCCCGCGGTGCTGCTCGTCATGCTCGTCCTCGAGCTGCGCAAGAACCTCGCCGAGCCCTACGAGGGCTACCCGGCGGAGCTGCTCGGCGTCTTCGGCTGGGGCATCGTCATCGCGATCCCGTTCCTCGCGATGCTGCTCTCGCTGCTGCCGTGGCAGCGCGGGGTCGACCTCGAGGACCCGGGCTCTGACCAGCTCGACCATGCCGACCGCACCGACGAAGGGAGCCTGCGATGA
- a CDS encoding methionine/alanine import family NSS transporter small subunit produces MTATAIVMMLVMMLAIWGGLVAAIIWLVRNDRSTAGNQAEGATGRYSRDL; encoded by the coding sequence ATGACCGCCACCGCCATCGTCATGATGCTCGTCATGATGCTCGCCATCTGGGGCGGGCTCGTGGCGGCGATCATCTGGCTCGTCCGCAACGACCGCTCGACCGCCGGCAACCAGGCCGAGGGCGCCACGGGCCGCTACAGCCGCGACCTCTGA
- a CDS encoding hemolysin family protein → MSPWLMLLIGVLLTLGTALVVAAEFSLVALDRPAVQRAVDSGDTKAEPVLHSLRRLSTLLSACQLGITITTLFLGFLANPAIGALLSPVLVDVGMGEQAATRTASVLAMVIATVFSMIVGEMVPKTLAVSVPLATAKLVATPMRIITVLMRPLIAVSNGSANWILRRMGIEPQEELSAARSPAELASLVRTSVEAGTIDSGTARLVTRSLGFGEQTATDVMTPRNRATSIDRTASAEELIDLARATGHSRFPVTGDDWDDIDGVVHVKKAIAVPHEKRAQVPVSALMVAPVMVPETLRLDPLLLQLRDAGLQFGVVVDEYGGTAGVVTLEDLVEEIVGEVSDEHDRSQTTGRQLPDGSWTVPGLWRPDEIRERLDVEIPDGPAYETVGGWIMHELGRVPAVGDATDIDGWHVTVIDMEGRRVDRLRFAPSPTAEATAHPLRAEGGEDR, encoded by the coding sequence ATGTCGCCCTGGCTCATGCTCCTCATCGGTGTCCTCCTCACGCTCGGTACCGCCCTCGTCGTCGCCGCCGAGTTCTCCCTCGTCGCCCTGGACCGCCCCGCGGTGCAGCGCGCCGTCGACTCCGGCGACACCAAGGCCGAGCCCGTCCTGCACTCCCTGCGCCGGCTCTCCACGCTGCTCTCCGCGTGCCAGCTCGGCATCACGATCACGACCCTCTTCCTCGGCTTCCTCGCGAACCCGGCCATCGGCGCGCTGCTCAGCCCGGTCCTCGTCGACGTCGGCATGGGTGAGCAGGCCGCCACCCGGACCGCGAGCGTCCTCGCCATGGTCATCGCCACCGTCTTCTCGATGATCGTCGGCGAGATGGTGCCCAAGACCCTCGCCGTGTCGGTGCCGCTCGCCACGGCCAAGCTCGTCGCCACCCCGATGCGGATCATCACCGTCCTCATGCGCCCGCTCATCGCCGTGTCCAACGGCTCGGCCAACTGGATCCTGCGCCGGATGGGCATCGAGCCGCAGGAGGAGCTCTCCGCCGCCCGCAGCCCCGCCGAGCTCGCCTCGCTCGTGCGCACCTCCGTCGAGGCCGGCACGATCGACTCCGGCACGGCCCGGCTCGTCACGCGCTCGCTCGGCTTCGGCGAGCAGACCGCCACCGACGTCATGACCCCCCGCAACCGGGCCACCTCGATCGACCGGACCGCGAGCGCCGAGGAGCTCATCGACCTCGCCCGCGCCACGGGGCACAGCCGTTTCCCCGTCACCGGCGACGACTGGGACGACATCGACGGCGTCGTGCACGTCAAGAAGGCCATCGCCGTCCCGCACGAGAAGCGCGCCCAGGTGCCCGTCTCCGCGCTCATGGTCGCGCCCGTCATGGTCCCCGAGACCCTGCGGCTCGACCCGCTCCTGCTCCAGCTGCGCGACGCCGGGCTGCAGTTCGGCGTCGTCGTCGACGAGTACGGCGGCACCGCCGGAGTCGTCACCCTCGAGGACCTCGTCGAGGAGATCGTCGGCGAGGTGAGCGACGAGCACGACCGCAGCCAGACCACCGGCCGCCAGCTGCCCGACGGCTCCTGGACCGTCCCCGGCCTCTGGCGCCCCGACGAGATCCGCGAGCGGCTCGATGTCGAGATCCCCGACGGACCCGCCTACGAGACCGTCGGCGGCTGGATCATGCACGAGCTCGGCCGGGTCCCCGCGGTCGGCGACGCCACCGACATCGACGGCTGGCACGTCACCGTCATCGACATGGAAGGCCGACGGGTGGACCGGCTCAGGTTCGCCCCTTCGCCCACGGCCGAGGCGACGGCCCACCCCCTTCGGGCTGAGGGAGGTGAGGACCGGTGA